In Saccharothrix syringae, the following are encoded in one genomic region:
- a CDS encoding sensor histidine kinase: protein MTDHDLVREVRARLTRASLALARVPLSLLGLALVPLQLVTYPLVLVTVGVPLLLLSTALARRYTGHHRGWAAGVLGTGIPSPYRRPANRGPMTRVRTVATDPATWRDLAFLPVNAVVGTLCGVLPLALWLGGAFGFAAPLLWLNGAREVEYSLIDADTPGNVVLAPLLGVAYLVLAWWATDRVEHLHARVARWLLAPGARAALTDRVRELADSRADAVDARAAELRRIERDLHDGAQARLVSLGMSLGMAEELMARDPEAARELLAEARESSSLALAELRGLVRGIHPPVLADRGLDGALRALALAHPLPVSVDLELAGRPEPPVESAAYFAVAEALTNVAKHSGATGAWVRVRHEGGRLALMIGDDGRGGAVPTEGGGLLGVERRLGAFDGTLGVASPVGGPTIVTMELPCALSSVKTSSSSGTA, encoded by the coding sequence ATGACCGATCACGACCTGGTGCGCGAGGTGCGCGCGCGGTTGACCCGGGCCTCGCTGGCGTTGGCCAGGGTGCCGCTGTCCCTGCTGGGCCTGGCGCTGGTGCCGCTGCAACTGGTCACCTACCCGCTGGTCCTGGTGACGGTCGGCGTGCCGCTGCTGCTGCTGTCCACCGCCCTGGCCCGCCGCTACACCGGGCACCACCGCGGCTGGGCGGCGGGCGTGCTGGGCACCGGCATCCCGTCGCCCTACCGGCGGCCCGCCAACCGCGGCCCGATGACCCGCGTGCGCACCGTCGCCACCGACCCGGCGACGTGGCGGGACCTGGCGTTCCTGCCGGTCAACGCCGTGGTCGGGACGCTGTGCGGGGTGCTGCCGCTCGCGCTGTGGCTGGGCGGCGCGTTCGGGTTCGCCGCACCGCTGCTGTGGCTGAACGGCGCCCGGGAGGTCGAGTACAGCCTGATCGACGCCGACACCCCCGGGAACGTGGTGCTCGCGCCGCTGCTCGGCGTCGCCTACCTGGTGCTCGCCTGGTGGGCCACCGACCGCGTCGAGCACCTGCACGCGCGGGTCGCGCGGTGGCTGCTCGCGCCCGGCGCCCGCGCCGCGCTGACCGACCGCGTCCGGGAGCTGGCCGACTCGCGGGCCGACGCGGTCGACGCGCGGGCCGCCGAGCTGCGGCGCATCGAGCGCGACCTGCACGACGGGGCGCAGGCCAGGCTGGTCTCGCTCGGGATGAGCCTGGGCATGGCCGAGGAGCTGATGGCGCGCGACCCGGAGGCGGCCCGGGAGCTGCTGGCCGAGGCGCGCGAGTCGTCGTCGCTGGCGCTGGCCGAGCTGCGCGGCCTGGTGCGCGGCATCCACCCGCCGGTGCTGGCCGACCGGGGCCTGGACGGCGCGCTGCGGGCGCTGGCGCTGGCCCACCCGCTGCCGGTGTCGGTCGACCTGGAGCTGGCCGGTCGGCCGGAGCCGCCGGTGGAGTCGGCCGCCTACTTCGCGGTGGCCGAGGCGCTGACCAACGTGGCCAAGCACAGCGGCGCGACCGGCGCGTGGGTGCGGGTGCGGCACGAGGGCGGCCGGCTGGCCCTGATGATCGGCGACGACGGGCGCGGCGGCGCGGTGCCCACCGAGGGCGGCGGGCTGCTCGGGGTCGAGCGCAGGCTGGGCGCGTTCGACGGCACACTCGGCGTCGCGAGCCCGGTGGGCGGGCCGACCATCGTGACCATGGAGCTGCCGTGCGCGTTGTCCTCGGTGAAGACCTCGTCCTCCTCCGGGACGGCCTGA
- a CDS encoding acetyl-CoA C-acetyltransferase, whose amino-acid sequence MPEAVIVSAARSPIGRAGKGSLKDVRADDLTVQVLKAALAKVPQLDPREIDDLMLGCGLPGGEQGFNMARVVAVLAGYDELPGTTVTRYCASSLQTTRMALHAIKAGEGDVFISAGVETVSSFARGSSDSWPDTHNPLFAEAEARTAAVAQSGAAEWVDPRTSGALPDVYVAMGQTAENLALAKGVTREEMDEFGVRSQNLAEKAIADGFWAREITPVTLPDGTVVSADDGPRAGVTLEGVSGLKPVFRPDGRVTAGNCCPLNDGAAALVIMSDTKAEELGITPLARIVSTGVSGLSPEIMGLGPVEASRRALALAGMSIGDIDLVEINEAFAAQVIPSYRDLGIDLDRLNVNGGAIAVGHPFGMTGARITTTLINSLQFHDKQFGLETMCVGGGQGMAMVIERLS is encoded by the coding sequence ATGCCGGAAGCCGTGATCGTCTCCGCCGCCCGGTCGCCCATCGGCCGGGCGGGCAAGGGATCGCTCAAGGACGTGCGCGCCGACGACCTGACCGTGCAGGTCCTCAAGGCGGCGCTGGCGAAGGTGCCGCAGCTCGACCCGCGCGAGATCGACGACCTCATGCTCGGCTGCGGCCTGCCCGGCGGCGAGCAGGGCTTCAACATGGCGCGCGTGGTGGCCGTGCTGGCCGGGTACGACGAGCTGCCGGGCACGACCGTGACCCGGTACTGCGCGTCGAGCCTCCAGACGACCCGGATGGCGCTGCACGCCATCAAGGCCGGCGAGGGCGACGTGTTCATCAGCGCCGGCGTGGAGACGGTGTCCAGCTTCGCGCGCGGCTCCTCGGACTCGTGGCCCGACACCCACAACCCGCTGTTCGCCGAGGCCGAGGCGCGCACGGCGGCGGTGGCGCAGTCGGGCGCGGCGGAGTGGGTCGACCCGCGGACCTCGGGCGCGCTGCCCGACGTCTACGTCGCCATGGGGCAGACCGCGGAGAACCTGGCGCTGGCCAAGGGCGTGACGCGGGAGGAGATGGACGAGTTCGGCGTGCGGTCGCAGAACCTCGCCGAGAAGGCCATCGCCGACGGCTTCTGGGCCCGGGAGATCACGCCGGTGACGCTGCCGGACGGCACCGTGGTGTCGGCCGACGACGGCCCGCGCGCCGGGGTCACCCTGGAGGGCGTCTCCGGGCTCAAGCCGGTGTTCCGGCCGGACGGCCGGGTGACCGCGGGCAACTGCTGCCCGCTGAACGACGGCGCGGCGGCCCTGGTGATCATGAGCGACACGAAGGCGGAGGAGCTGGGCATCACGCCGCTGGCCCGCATCGTGTCCACCGGCGTGTCCGGCCTGTCCCCCGAGATCATGGGGCTCGGGCCGGTCGAGGCGTCCAGGCGCGCGCTGGCGCTGGCCGGGATGTCGATCGGCGACATCGACCTGGTCGAGATCAACGAGGCGTTCGCCGCGCAGGTCATCCCCTCGTACCGCGACCTGGGCATCGACCTGGACCGGCTCAACGTCAACGGCGGCGCGATCGCGGTGGGGCACCCGTTCGGCATGACCGGGGCGCGGATCACCACGACGCTGATCAACTCGCTCCAGTTCCACGACAAGCAGTTCGGGCTGGAGACCATGTGCGTGGGCGGCGGCCAGGGCATGGCGATGGTGATCGAGCGCCTGAGCTGA
- a CDS encoding DUF885 domain-containing protein, giving the protein MATTAELADELLDLIFRNSPVGATVVGVTGYDHLLADHSRAAEESQRALALDIAERARALPADDDPVTRAVVVQQAGALVDWLDARQVEYTVTDLYVAPASEALTVLPMTVPSGPDSEQAYLDRLAAIPTYLRTVAERHLEGAAAGRTPVRHLVDNAVAHLDRYLGAAEDPLARPQGGEAFTARRDRLLASVVRPAVAAYRDVLASLAGRPEDRVGVGLLPGGEEVYAALTRFHTTTSRTPEELHRTGLDLVAALAEEYAEVGERVFGTGDVAEVFRRMRTDPELRWGSAEELLGAAREAVARAEGAAPRWFGRLPGQVCRVEPVPEADAPGQPMAFYAPPSLDGARPGTYFANTHRVEERFRYQAEATAFHEAVPGHHFQFCLAQQLTELPALRRFAVVNAYTEGWGLYTERLADEMGLYSSDVARLGMLALDSMRAGRLVVDTGLHAHGWSRQRAVDYLLEHTPMARVEVENEVDRYIAAPAQALSYMVGRLEIQRLRAAAEGALGGRFDVRAFHDLLLGGGPLPLAVLDDVVTAWVRELS; this is encoded by the coding sequence ATGGCGACGACCGCCGAGTTGGCCGACGAACTGCTGGACCTGATCTTCCGCAACTCACCGGTCGGCGCCACGGTCGTGGGTGTCACCGGTTACGACCACCTGCTCGCCGACCACTCCCGCGCGGCCGAGGAATCGCAGCGGGCCCTGGCGCTCGACATCGCCGAACGGGCGCGCGCCCTGCCCGCCGACGACGACCCGGTGACCAGGGCGGTGGTCGTGCAGCAGGCCGGGGCGCTGGTGGACTGGCTCGACGCCCGCCAGGTCGAGTACACCGTCACCGACCTGTACGTGGCGCCCGCGAGCGAGGCGCTGACCGTCCTGCCGATGACCGTGCCGTCCGGGCCGGACTCCGAGCAGGCGTACCTGGACCGGCTGGCCGCGATCCCGACCTACCTGCGCACCGTCGCCGAGCGGCACCTGGAGGGCGCGGCGGCGGGCCGCACCCCCGTGCGGCACCTGGTGGACAACGCCGTGGCCCACCTGGACCGCTACCTGGGCGCCGCCGAGGACCCGCTGGCCCGGCCGCAGGGGGGCGAGGCGTTCACCGCGCGGCGCGACCGGCTGCTGGCCTCGGTCGTGCGGCCCGCGGTCGCCGCCTACCGGGACGTCCTGGCGAGCCTGGCGGGCCGCCCGGAGGACCGGGTGGGGGTCGGCCTGCTGCCCGGCGGCGAGGAGGTGTACGCGGCGCTGACCCGCTTCCACACCACGACCTCCCGCACCCCCGAGGAGCTGCACCGGACCGGCCTGGACCTGGTCGCCGCGCTGGCCGAGGAGTACGCCGAGGTCGGGGAGCGGGTGTTCGGCACCGGCGACGTGGCCGAGGTGTTCCGGCGGATGCGCACCGACCCGGAACTGCGCTGGGGCTCGGCCGAGGAGCTGCTGGGCGCCGCCCGCGAGGCCGTGGCCCGCGCCGAGGGTGCCGCGCCCCGGTGGTTCGGGCGGCTGCCCGGCCAGGTCTGCCGGGTCGAGCCGGTGCCCGAGGCCGACGCGCCCGGCCAGCCCATGGCGTTCTACGCGCCGCCGTCGCTGGACGGCGCGCGGCCCGGCACGTACTTCGCCAACACCCACCGCGTCGAGGAGCGGTTCCGCTACCAGGCCGAGGCGACCGCCTTCCACGAGGCGGTGCCGGGGCACCACTTCCAGTTCTGCCTCGCCCAGCAGCTGACCGAGCTGCCCGCGCTGCGCCGGTTCGCGGTGGTCAACGCCTACACCGAGGGCTGGGGCCTCTACACCGAGCGGCTGGCCGACGAGATGGGCCTGTACTCCTCGGACGTGGCGCGGCTGGGCATGCTCGCGCTGGACTCGATGCGCGCCGGGCGGCTCGTGGTCGACACCGGGCTGCACGCGCACGGCTGGAGCAGGCAGCGGGCCGTGGACTACCTGCTGGAGCACACGCCGATGGCGCGGGTGGAGGTCGAGAACGAGGTCGACCGGTACATCGCCGCGCCCGCGCAGGCGCTGTCGTACATGGTGGGCAGGCTGGAGATCCAGCGGCTCCGGGCCGCGGCCGAGGGCGCGCTGGGCGGGCGGTTCGACGTCCGGGCCTTCCACGACCTGCTGCTGGGAGGCGGCCCGCTGCCGCTGGCCGTGCTCGACGACGTCGTCACGGCCTGGGTGCGGGAGCTGTCCTGA
- a CDS encoding polysaccharide deacetylase family protein: MKRWGWAGTGVALALTLAVLAVMGARDPGPTRDPGDLAAPLPMAPRSTTGSSTAPPPTVPQPANPPAWMRRVLPGEKPPQFVLFSFDGAASKPHWDRVMPLAREVRAHVTGLLSGVYLIPDSSAGSYTGPGHRPGYSSIGFGGSAADVALRIGYLNDAIAAGHEVGTHYNGHYCEGDEPSVGRWTTEQWDRELDQFFAIVERARQQGFRLDPAAVRGGRTPCLEGDWGQAFPAMRQHGLVYDTSQVSLGVVWPSVRDGLWEFPMPEVRVPALGKQVVMMDYNLWYALNGAKEEPARAADFRQVVLDTYRSVYQAALNGNRAPVVVGNHFNDWAGGAFSGAVEDFMREVCARPETVCATYTEVIQWMQLQDPGLLEQLRRMPAAVND, from the coding sequence GTGAAGCGATGGGGTTGGGCGGGCACGGGCGTGGCGTTGGCACTGACCCTGGCGGTCCTGGCCGTCATGGGTGCCCGGGACCCCGGGCCGACCCGCGACCCGGGCGACCTGGCCGCCCCGCTGCCGATGGCGCCGCGCTCCACCACCGGCAGCAGCACCGCACCGCCGCCGACCGTGCCGCAGCCGGCGAACCCGCCCGCCTGGATGCGCCGGGTGCTCCCCGGTGAGAAACCGCCGCAGTTCGTGCTCTTCTCCTTCGACGGCGCCGCCTCCAAGCCGCACTGGGACCGGGTCATGCCGCTGGCCCGAGAGGTCCGCGCGCACGTCACCGGCCTGCTGTCGGGCGTGTACCTGATCCCCGACAGCAGCGCGGGCAGCTACACCGGGCCGGGCCACCGGCCCGGCTACTCGTCGATCGGCTTCGGCGGCTCGGCCGCGGACGTGGCGCTGCGGATCGGCTACCTCAACGACGCCATCGCCGCCGGCCACGAGGTCGGCACCCACTACAACGGCCACTACTGCGAGGGCGACGAGCCGAGCGTGGGCCGGTGGACCACCGAGCAGTGGGACCGCGAGCTGGACCAGTTCTTCGCGATCGTGGAGCGGGCCCGGCAGCAGGGGTTCCGGCTCGACCCGGCGGCCGTGCGCGGCGGGCGCACCCCGTGCCTGGAGGGCGACTGGGGCCAGGCGTTCCCGGCCATGCGGCAGCACGGCCTGGTCTACGACACCAGCCAGGTGAGCCTGGGCGTGGTGTGGCCGTCGGTGCGCGACGGGCTGTGGGAGTTCCCCATGCCCGAGGTGCGCGTGCCCGCCCTGGGCAAGCAGGTCGTGATGATGGACTACAACCTCTGGTACGCGCTGAACGGCGCCAAGGAGGAGCCCGCGCGGGCCGCGGACTTCAGGCAGGTCGTGCTGGACACCTACCGCTCGGTCTACCAGGCGGCGCTCAACGGCAACCGGGCGCCGGTGGTGGTGGGCAACCACTTCAACGACTGGGCGGGCGGCGCGTTCAGCGGTGCCGTGGAGGACTTCATGCGCGAGGTGTGCGCGCGGCCGGAGACGGTGTGCGCCACCTACACCGAGGTGATCCAGTGGATGCAGCTCCAGGACCCCGGCCTGCTGGAGCAGCTGCGGCGGATGCCGGCCGCGGTGAACGACTGA
- a CDS encoding SGNH/GDSL hydrolase family protein has translation MRGYRRWLVAAAGVLGGLTGVAYGLFTEQSRRARVVIGVPAAPPPRADGVFEPESGVGLGTGSGAGSGAGAGSGAGAGSGAGAGSGAGAGSGAGAGSGAGAGSGAGAGSGAGAGSGAGAGSGVGLGLGAGSGARAGTGVGAGGGTAAGAPLRFAVLGDSLAAGLGVDEPDQLPGVLLARGLADETGRAVRLETHAVSGSTTRDLPAQVDRVVADPPDVALVIVGANDVTTRTSVAASAALLGAQVRRLRAAGVGVVVGTCPDLGTVRPIAEPLRSVARGWSSRLARAQRVEVERAGGTAVAMGEVLAPEFTRRADYFSRDRFHPSAVGYEAATSILLAPLCGVLRHEWWPR, from the coding sequence ATGCGGGGGTACAGGAGGTGGCTGGTCGCGGCGGCGGGGGTGCTGGGCGGTCTGACGGGTGTGGCGTACGGGCTGTTCACCGAGCAGTCGCGGCGGGCGCGGGTGGTGATCGGGGTACCGGCGGCGCCGCCACCCCGGGCCGACGGGGTTTTCGAGCCGGAGTCGGGGGTGGGGCTGGGGACGGGATCAGGCGCGGGATCAGGCGCGGGCGCGGGATCAGGCGCGGGCGCGGGATCAGGCGCGGGCGCGGGATCAGGCGCGGGCGCGGGATCAGGCGCGGGCGCGGGATCAGGCGCGGGCGCGGGATCAGGCGCGGGCGCGGGATCAGGCGCGGGCGCGGGATCAGGCGCGGGCGCGGGATCGGGCGTGGGGCTGGGGCTCGGTGCGGGATCGGGCGCGAGGGCGGGAACAGGCGTGGGGGCGGGAGGAGGGACGGCGGCGGGTGCGCCGCTGCGGTTCGCGGTGCTCGGCGACTCACTGGCCGCCGGCCTGGGCGTGGACGAGCCCGACCAGCTGCCGGGGGTGCTGCTGGCGCGCGGGCTGGCCGACGAGACCGGGCGGGCGGTGCGGCTGGAGACGCACGCGGTGTCCGGGTCGACCACGCGGGACCTGCCCGCGCAGGTGGACCGGGTGGTGGCCGATCCGCCGGACGTGGCGCTGGTGATCGTCGGCGCGAACGACGTGACCACCCGGACGTCGGTCGCGGCGTCGGCGGCGCTGCTGGGCGCGCAGGTGCGGCGGCTGCGCGCGGCGGGGGTGGGCGTGGTCGTGGGCACGTGCCCGGACCTGGGCACGGTGCGGCCGATCGCCGAGCCGCTGCGGTCGGTGGCACGCGGCTGGTCGTCGCGGCTGGCGCGGGCGCAGCGGGTGGAGGTGGAGCGGGCGGGCGGCACGGCGGTGGCCATGGGCGAGGTGCTGGCGCCCGAGTTCACCCGGCGGGCCGACTACTTCAGCCGCGACCGGTTCCACCCGAGCGCGGTGGGGTACGAGGCGGCGACCTCGATCCTGCTGGCGCCGCTGTGCGGCGTCCTGCGTCACGAGTGGTGGCCGCGCTGA
- a CDS encoding LuxR C-terminal-related transcriptional regulator, with translation MRVVLGEDLVLLRDGLIRLLRAHDFDVVEAVDSGPALLDALVAHRPDVAVVDVRLPPTFTDEGLRAAITARRRVPGLPVLVLSQYVEQLYARELLSDRAGGVGYLLKDRVSDVRRFVDAVRRVASGGTAMDPEVVTQLLARGARDRSLGTLTPREREVLALMAEGRSNAAIAARLFVTEKAIGKHIANIFGKLDLPLSEDDNRRVLAVLTYLEAV, from the coding sequence GTGCGCGTTGTCCTCGGTGAAGACCTCGTCCTCCTCCGGGACGGCCTGATCCGGCTGCTGCGGGCCCACGACTTCGACGTCGTGGAGGCGGTCGACTCCGGTCCCGCGCTGCTCGACGCCCTCGTCGCCCACCGCCCGGACGTGGCGGTGGTCGACGTGCGGCTGCCGCCGACGTTCACCGACGAGGGGCTGCGGGCCGCGATCACGGCGCGCCGGCGCGTGCCGGGCCTGCCGGTGCTGGTGCTGTCGCAGTACGTCGAGCAGCTGTACGCGCGGGAGCTGCTGTCCGACCGGGCGGGCGGCGTGGGGTACCTGCTCAAGGACCGGGTGTCGGACGTGCGGCGGTTCGTGGACGCGGTCCGGCGGGTGGCCTCGGGCGGCACCGCGATGGACCCGGAGGTGGTCACCCAGCTGCTCGCGCGCGGTGCGCGCGACCGGTCCCTGGGCACCCTGACGCCGCGCGAGCGGGAAGTGCTGGCCCTGATGGCGGAGGGCCGTTCCAACGCCGCGATCGCCGCGCGGCTGTTCGTCACCGAGAAAGCGATCGGCAAACACATCGCGAACATCTTCGGCAAGTTGGACCTGCCGTTGTCCGAGGACGACAACCGGCGCGTGCTGGCCGTGCTGACCTATTTGGAAGCGGTATAA
- a CDS encoding class F sortase encodes MKALLTGAAVAALLASAALVVTGGERVVLAGAPAPADAVVPNPLGDSARDGRPPAGMPAGANAPASPTAPTTTATPPAEPAPPPRQQPGTVRLPQGGLATLVRAEVGTDGVLPVPEGVGEATWWGVDLGAAEGATVLAGHVNWKGVTGPFDELWRARVGQDVTVVDTAGKSFAYRVSAVEAVRKDALPGRAVELFGPRGGHRLVLVTCGGRWVGGATGYEENQVVTATPVA; translated from the coding sequence GTGAAGGCACTGCTGACCGGCGCGGCGGTGGCGGCCCTGCTCGCCTCCGCCGCGCTCGTCGTGACCGGTGGTGAGCGGGTGGTGCTGGCCGGGGCGCCGGCACCGGCGGACGCGGTCGTGCCGAACCCGCTGGGCGACAGCGCGCGGGACGGGCGCCCCCCGGCCGGGATGCCCGCCGGGGCGAACGCGCCCGCCTCGCCGACCGCGCCCACCACCACCGCGACACCGCCCGCCGAACCCGCGCCGCCGCCTCGGCAGCAGCCCGGCACGGTCCGGCTGCCGCAGGGCGGCCTGGCCACGCTGGTCCGCGCGGAGGTCGGCACCGACGGCGTGCTGCCGGTGCCCGAGGGCGTCGGCGAGGCGACCTGGTGGGGCGTGGACCTCGGCGCGGCCGAGGGTGCGACGGTGCTGGCCGGGCACGTGAACTGGAAGGGCGTCACCGGCCCGTTCGACGAGCTGTGGCGGGCGCGGGTCGGCCAGGACGTGACCGTGGTCGACACCGCGGGCAAGTCGTTCGCCTACCGGGTGAGCGCGGTCGAGGCGGTGCGCAAGGACGCCCTGCCGGGCCGCGCCGTGGAGCTGTTCGGGCCGCGCGGCGGCCACCGCCTGGTGCTGGTGACCTGCGGCGGGCGCTGGGTCGGCGGCGCCACCGGCTACGAGGAGAACCAGGTGGTCACCGCGACCCCGGTGGCGTGA
- a CDS encoding MSCRAMM family protein, translated as MPAVANAEVIEGLGIAVDAQGYRGKPGNTDWLGSYEWGADKQRVWCVQYSLLAPDSGQPYTDGAELLSKGGAPLSEEAAANISYLLLRYGNTQSGDEAAALAHLLHTWTAYPDPDRGVSLDPNSDFRHIAYNSQFHYDALGRKSPAAQQAVDRLKADAEANRGPWATRVTAPKEQQLIGTADTWVVEVTRSGGGQVTNAPFTVELTDATLADGSTTKQLTTPGDGKALGVRVVPTGPNPSFTVKLASPAQRPKVRVPQNNNDMQRIVTTGGVEELTANASTTAKTPPGIVQVGKTDAETGKAIAGTTLKVTAADGTSPAKRQDDTALTGPEGLPVVLQTGADGLATVPDLRTPQEVCVIEVAAAKGYEESFDPNAPPKACGRVEPGQTLVLAMSNKPNKPVVPITIPAGSEGSGVVARAAYTTELRTGALVGFGGVVLVGAALLGVVARRRATARS; from the coding sequence ATGCCCGCCGTGGCGAACGCCGAGGTCATCGAGGGCCTCGGGATCGCCGTCGACGCCCAGGGCTACCGGGGCAAACCGGGTAACACCGACTGGCTCGGCTCCTACGAGTGGGGCGCCGACAAGCAGCGGGTCTGGTGCGTGCAGTACTCGCTGCTCGCGCCCGACAGCGGCCAGCCCTACACCGACGGGGCGGAGCTGCTGTCCAAGGGCGGCGCGCCGCTGTCCGAGGAGGCCGCGGCGAACATCTCCTACCTGCTCCTGCGCTACGGCAACACCCAGTCCGGCGACGAGGCCGCCGCGCTGGCCCACCTGCTGCACACCTGGACCGCCTACCCGGACCCGGACCGCGGCGTGAGCCTCGACCCGAACAGCGACTTCCGGCACATCGCCTACAACTCGCAGTTCCACTACGACGCGCTCGGCCGCAAGAGCCCGGCCGCGCAGCAGGCCGTGGACCGGCTCAAGGCGGACGCCGAGGCCAACCGGGGCCCGTGGGCCACGAGGGTGACCGCGCCGAAGGAGCAGCAGCTCATCGGCACCGCCGACACCTGGGTGGTGGAGGTCACCAGGAGCGGCGGCGGGCAGGTCACCAACGCGCCGTTCACCGTGGAGCTGACCGACGCCACGCTCGCGGACGGCTCGACCACCAAGCAGCTGACCACCCCGGGCGACGGCAAGGCGCTGGGCGTGCGGGTCGTGCCGACCGGCCCGAACCCGTCGTTCACGGTGAAGCTGGCGAGCCCGGCCCAGCGGCCGAAGGTGCGCGTGCCGCAGAACAACAACGACATGCAGCGCATCGTCACCACCGGCGGCGTGGAGGAGCTGACCGCCAACGCGTCGACCACCGCGAAGACGCCGCCGGGGATCGTGCAGGTCGGCAAGACCGACGCGGAGACCGGCAAGGCCATCGCCGGCACCACCCTCAAGGTCACCGCGGCGGACGGCACGTCGCCCGCCAAGCGGCAGGACGACACCGCGCTGACCGGGCCCGAGGGCCTGCCGGTGGTGCTCCAGACCGGCGCCGACGGCCTGGCCACCGTGCCGGACCTGCGCACGCCGCAGGAGGTCTGCGTGATCGAGGTCGCCGCCGCCAAGGGCTACGAGGAGAGCTTCGACCCGAACGCGCCGCCGAAGGCGTGCGGCCGGGTCGAGCCCGGGCAGACGCTGGTGCTGGCGATGTCCAACAAGCCGAACAAACCGGTGGTGCCCATCACCATCCCGGCCGGCTCGGAGGGCTCGGGCGTGGTCGCCAGGGCCGCGTACACCACCGAGCTGCGCACGGGCGCGCTCGTCGGCTTCGGCGGCGTGGTCCTGGTCGGTGCGGCGCTGCTCGGCGTGGTGGCCCGGCGGAGGGCGACCGCGCGGTCGTGA
- a CDS encoding Bax inhibitor-1/YccA family protein, whose protein sequence is MRTSSNPAFRNLPTGGGHGNYAGFGQPYQAQPYGGYQGAPPTTGERPITIDDVVTKTAITLGVTLVTGLISAWLVLTNAVSPMALVVPGMIVGLVVSLIIIFKRTPSAPLVLTYAAAEGLFLGGITGVFEAFFPGIAWQAILGTFGVFAAMLVVYKTGAIRVTPRLTKWIIGATVGVLVLMLANLVMGLFGVNLGLRDGSPLAIVFSLVVIGIAAFSFLLDFEAANEMIRSGVPAKWAWWAAFGLMTTLVWLYLEILRLLSYLQSSD, encoded by the coding sequence GTGCGTACCAGCAGCAACCCCGCGTTCCGCAACCTGCCAACAGGGGGCGGTCACGGCAACTACGCAGGCTTCGGTCAGCCGTACCAGGCGCAGCCGTACGGCGGCTACCAGGGCGCGCCGCCGACCACCGGCGAGCGGCCCATCACCATCGACGACGTGGTCACCAAGACCGCGATCACGCTCGGCGTCACCCTGGTCACCGGCCTGATCTCCGCCTGGCTCGTGCTCACCAACGCCGTCAGCCCGATGGCGCTGGTCGTGCCCGGCATGATCGTGGGCCTGGTCGTCTCGCTGATCATCATCTTCAAGCGCACCCCGAGCGCGCCGCTGGTGCTGACCTACGCGGCGGCGGAAGGTCTCTTCCTCGGCGGCATCACCGGCGTGTTCGAGGCGTTCTTCCCGGGCATCGCCTGGCAGGCCATCCTCGGCACGTTCGGCGTGTTCGCGGCGATGCTCGTGGTCTACAAGACCGGTGCGATCCGCGTCACCCCGCGCCTGACCAAGTGGATCATCGGCGCGACCGTCGGCGTGCTCGTGCTGATGCTCGCCAACCTGGTCATGGGCCTGTTCGGCGTGAACCTGGGCCTGCGCGACGGCAGCCCGCTGGCGATCGTGTTCAGCCTGGTCGTCATCGGCATCGCGGCGTTCAGCTTCCTGCTGGACTTCGAGGCGGCCAACGAGATGATCCGCTCGGGCGTCCCGGCCAAGTGGGCCTGGTGGGCCGCGTTCGGCCTGATGACCACCCTGGTCTGGCTGTACCTGGAGATCCTGCGCCTGCTGTCCTACCTGCAGAGCAGCGACTGA